From one Erinaceus europaeus chromosome 4, mEriEur2.1, whole genome shotgun sequence genomic stretch:
- the DDX11 gene encoding ATP-dependent DNA helicase DDX11 isoform X1 has protein sequence MTAAEISSPHQYCLCVRTMANATEETDGIHFPFPFTPYSIQKDFMAELYRVLENGKIGIFESPTGTGKSLSLICGALSWLRDFEQKQREEEKRLLEADTTALGDGKDQPPPLSSSCQGPGPPRPVGEPDWVTQFVQKKEERDLVERLKEEQLRRKRREERLQQLRHSVQLKHAAKRARQEEEETERLLQLSSEMLAGASGQLEPLASDEEELVLAEYESDEDRGEKGATSGVDEDDLEEEHVTKIYYCSRTHSQLAQFVHEVQKSPFGKDTRLVVLGSRQNLCVNQDVRKLGAVQLMNDRCVEMQRRRLERQRRAEEKEVVKRRRQEQATPCPFHGFEQLQLLRDQLLAEVTDIEQLVALGQQAQACPYYASRLAIPAAQLVVLPYQMLLHAATRQAAGIRLQGQVVIVDEAHNLVDTIAAIHGAEVSGAQLCQAHSQLLQYMDRYGKRLKAKNLMYIKQILYVLEKLVTVLGGNINQNPNTQTFSQTGTELKSINDFLFQSQIDNINLFKVRRYCEKSMISRKLFGFTERQGAALTPACGQPGLAGFQSFLQSLQPGVAEALTPVEQEQQVGTPRPASPLMLIEGFLAALTTANQDGRVILSRQGSLSESSLRFLLLNPAVHFAQVVRECRALVIAGGTMQPVSDFREQLLTCAGVEAERVVEFSCGHVIPPDNILPLVLCSGPSGQQLEFTFQRRELPELMHEAGRTLLNLCQVVPGGVVCFFPSYEYQSRVLTHWKQRGVLGSLASRKKIFQEPKRASQVEQVLMEYAKCIQGCGQMGSKVTGALLLAVVGGKMSEGINFSDDLGRCVVMVGMPFPNIKSPELQEKMAYLDRTLPRAPGRLPPGKVLVESLCMKAVNQSIGRAIRHQRDFASIVLLDQRYSRPAVLAKLPTWIRQRVDVKASFGQAIATLRKFHREKASSSSSLVLPPGTQNGLSCREGPCLKK, from the exons ATGACCGCAGCAGAAATCAGTTCACCACATCAGTACTGCCTGTGTGTAAG GACCATGGCCAATGCCACTGAGGAGACCGACGGCATccatttcccttttcccttcacgCCCTACTCCATCCAGAAAGACTTCATGGCAGAGCTGTACCGGGTGTTGGAGAACGGCAAGATTGGCATATTTGAGAGTCCTACTGGCACT GGAAAGTCCTTAAGTCTCATCTGCGGGGCGCTCTCCTGGCTGCGAGACTTTGAGCAAAAGCAGCGTGAGGAGGAGAAGCGTCTCCTTGAAGCAGATACAACGGCCTTAGGGGATGGAAAGgaccagcccccacccctctcctcaTCCTGCCAAGGCCCAGGCCCCCCTCGGCCAGTGGGAGAGCCTGACTGGGTCACTCAGTTTGtgcagaagaaagaagagagggacttGGTAGAACGGCTAAAG GAGGAGCAGCTCCGGAGGAAGCGGCGGGAAGAGCGCCTGCAGCAGCTCCGTCACAGTGTCCAACTCAAGCATGCGGCCAAACGAGCG aggcaggaggaggaagagacagagcggCTCTTGCAGCTCAGCAGCGAGATGCTGGCCGGGGCTTCTGGGCAGCTGGAGCCACTGGCATCAGATGAGGAGGAGCTGGTCCTTGCCGAGTACGAGAGTgatgaagacagaggagagaaaggagccaCCAGTGG AGTGGATGAGGATGACCTGGAGGAAGAGCACGTGACCAAG aTCTACTACTGCAGCCGCACGCACTCCCAGCTGGCCCAGTTCGTGCATGAGGTGCAGAAAAGTCCCTTTGGCAAGGACACACGGCTGGTGGTCCTTGGCTCCCGGCAG AACCTCTGTGTGAATCAGGATGTGAGGAAGCTGGGTGCTGTGCAGCTCATGAACGACCGCTGCGTGGAGATGCAGAGGCGTAGACTTG AGAGGCAACGCAGGGCAGAGGAGAAAGAGGTGGTGAAGCGCAGGCGGCAGGAGCAGGCGACCCCCTGTCCCTTCCACGGCTTTGAGCAGCTGCAGCTGCTGCGTGACCAGCTGCTGGCGGAGGTGACGGACATTGAGCAGCTGGTGGCGCTGGGACAGCAGGCCCAAGCCTGTCCCTATTATGCCAGCCGCCTGGCCATCCCAGCTGCCCAG CTGGTGGTACTACCTTACCAGATGCTGCTGCATGCAGCCACACGGCAGGCGGCAGGCATCCggctgcagggccaggtggtgatcgTGGATGAGGCGCACAACCTAGTGGACACCATCGCTGCCATCCATGGTGCCGAGGTCAGCGGCGCTCAG cTCTGCCAGGCCCATTCCCAGCTGCTCCAGTACATGGACCGATATGG GAAGCGCCTGAAAGCCAAGAACCTGATGTACATCAAGCAGATCCTGTATGTGCTGGAGAAGCTTGTGACGGTGCTGGGAG ggaATATTAACCAGAACCCCAACACACAGACATTCTCGCAGACAG GGACGGAGCTCAAGTCCATCAACGACTTTCTCTTCCAGAGCCAAATTGACAACATCAACCTGTTCAAG GTGCGACGCTACTGTGAAAAGAGCATGATCAGCAGAAAG CTGTTTGGCTTCACAGAAAGGCAGGGTGCTGCCCTCACCCCTGCCTGTGGGCAGCCCGGCCTGGCTGGCTTCCAGAGCTTCCTGCAGAGCCTGCAGCCTGGGGTTGCCGAGG CCCTGACCCCTGTGGAGCAGGAGCAGCAGGTCGGAACCCCacgccctgcttccccactgatgcTAATTGAGGGCTTCCTGGCAGCTCTCACCACCGCCAACCAGGATGGCAGGGTCATCCTCAGCCGCCAAG GCAGCCTAAGTGAGAGCAGCCTCAGGTTCCTGCTGCTCAACCCCGCCGTGCACTTTGCCCAGGTGGTGAGGGAGTGCCGTGCACTGGTCATCGCAGGGGGCACCATGCAGCCG GTGTCGGACTTTCGGGAGCAGCTGCTGACATGCGCTGGGGTGGAGGCTGAGCGTGTGGTGGAGTTCTCCTGTG GTCATGTGATCCCGCCAGACAACATCCTGCCCCTGGTCCTCTGCAGTGGGCCATCTGGCCAGCAGTTGGAGTTCACCTTCCAGAGGAGAGAGCTGCCCGAGCTG ATGCATGAGGCGGGCCGCACACTCCTCAATCTGTGCCAGGTGGTCCCTGGAGGGGTGGTCTGCTTCTTCCCCTCCTATGAGTACCAGAGCCGGGTCCTCACCCACTGGAAACAGCGTGGTGTGCTGGGTAGCCTGGCCTCCAGGAAGAAG ATATTTCAGGAGCCCAAGAGAGCAAGCCAGGTGGAGCAGGTGCTGATGGAGTATGCCAAGTGCATCCAG GGCTGTGGGCAGATGGGCAGCAAGGTGACTGGGGCCCTACTGCTGGCTGTGGTTGGAGGGAAGATGAGTGAGGGTATCAACTTCTCTGATGACCTGGGCCG CTGTGTGGTCATGGTAGGCATGCCCTTCCCCAACATCAAGTCCCCCGAGCTGCAGGAGAAGATGGCCTACCTGGACAGGACCCTC CCCAGAGCCCCTGGCAGGCTGCCCCCAGGGAAGGTACTGGTGGAGAGCCTGTGCATGAAGGCCGTCAACCAGTCCATAG gccgGGCCATCAGGCACCAGCGGGACTTTGCCAGCATTGTGCTCCTGGATCAGAGGTATAGCCGCCCGGCCGTGCTGGCCAAGCTGCCCACCTGGATTCGCCAACGTGTGGATGTCAAAGCCAGCTTTGGCCAGGCCATCGCCACCCTCCGGAAG ttTCACCGTGAGAAGGCCAGCTCTTCCTCCAGCCTGGTCCTCCCTCCAGGGACACAAAATGGCTTGTCCTGCAGGGAGGGCCCCTGCCTCAAGAAGTGA
- the DDX11 gene encoding ATP-dependent DNA helicase DDX11 isoform X5 → MWAWPSYPSPPTCDCGKLSDFSLILSPACFSIRVLPANKGKSLSLICGALSWLRDFEQKQREEEKRLLEADTTALGDGKDQPPPLSSSCQGPGPPRPVGEPDWVTQFVQKKEERDLVERLKEEQLRRKRREERLQQLRHSVQLKHAAKRARQEEEETERLLQLSSEMLAGASGQLEPLASDEEELVLAEYESDEDRGEKGATSGVDEDDLEEEHVTKIYYCSRTHSQLAQFVHEVQKSPFGKDTRLVVLGSRQNLCVNQDVRKLGAVQLMNDRCVEMQRRRLERQRRAEEKEVVKRRRQEQATPCPFHGFEQLQLLRDQLLAEVTDIEQLVALGQQAQACPYYASRLAIPAAQLVVLPYQMLLHAATRQAAGIRLQGQVVIVDEAHNLVDTIAAIHGAEVSGAQLCQAHSQLLQYMDRYGKRLKAKNLMYIKQILYVLEKLVTVLGGNINQNPNTQTFSQTGTELKSINDFLFQSQIDNINLFKVRRYCEKSMISRKLFGFTERQGAALTPACGQPGLAGFQSFLQSLQPGVAEALTPVEQEQQVGTPRPASPLMLIEGFLAALTTANQDGRVILSRQGSLSESSLRFLLLNPAVHFAQVVRECRALVIAGGTMQPVSDFREQLLTCAGVEAERVVEFSCGHVIPPDNILPLVLCSGPSGQQLEFTFQRRELPELMHEAGRTLLNLCQVVPGGVVCFFPSYEYQSRVLTHWKQRGVLGSLASRKKIFQEPKRASQVEQVLMEYAKCIQGCGQMGSKVTGALLLAVVGGKMSEGINFSDDLGRCVVMVGMPFPNIKSPELQEKMAYLDRTLPRAPGRLPPGKVLVESLCMKAVNQSIGRAIRHQRDFASIVLLDQRYSRPAVLAKLPTWIRQRVDVKASFGQAIATLRKFHREKASSSSSLVLPPGTQNGLSCREGPCLKK, encoded by the exons ATGTGGGCGTGGCCTTCATACCCCTCCCCGCCCACGTGTGACTGCGGTAAGTTGAGCGACTTCAGCCTGATACTCTCACCAGCCTGCTTCAGCATCCGCGTCCTGCCGGCGAACAAA GGAAAGTCCTTAAGTCTCATCTGCGGGGCGCTCTCCTGGCTGCGAGACTTTGAGCAAAAGCAGCGTGAGGAGGAGAAGCGTCTCCTTGAAGCAGATACAACGGCCTTAGGGGATGGAAAGgaccagcccccacccctctcctcaTCCTGCCAAGGCCCAGGCCCCCCTCGGCCAGTGGGAGAGCCTGACTGGGTCACTCAGTTTGtgcagaagaaagaagagagggacttGGTAGAACGGCTAAAG GAGGAGCAGCTCCGGAGGAAGCGGCGGGAAGAGCGCCTGCAGCAGCTCCGTCACAGTGTCCAACTCAAGCATGCGGCCAAACGAGCG aggcaggaggaggaagagacagagcggCTCTTGCAGCTCAGCAGCGAGATGCTGGCCGGGGCTTCTGGGCAGCTGGAGCCACTGGCATCAGATGAGGAGGAGCTGGTCCTTGCCGAGTACGAGAGTgatgaagacagaggagagaaaggagccaCCAGTGG AGTGGATGAGGATGACCTGGAGGAAGAGCACGTGACCAAG aTCTACTACTGCAGCCGCACGCACTCCCAGCTGGCCCAGTTCGTGCATGAGGTGCAGAAAAGTCCCTTTGGCAAGGACACACGGCTGGTGGTCCTTGGCTCCCGGCAG AACCTCTGTGTGAATCAGGATGTGAGGAAGCTGGGTGCTGTGCAGCTCATGAACGACCGCTGCGTGGAGATGCAGAGGCGTAGACTTG AGAGGCAACGCAGGGCAGAGGAGAAAGAGGTGGTGAAGCGCAGGCGGCAGGAGCAGGCGACCCCCTGTCCCTTCCACGGCTTTGAGCAGCTGCAGCTGCTGCGTGACCAGCTGCTGGCGGAGGTGACGGACATTGAGCAGCTGGTGGCGCTGGGACAGCAGGCCCAAGCCTGTCCCTATTATGCCAGCCGCCTGGCCATCCCAGCTGCCCAG CTGGTGGTACTACCTTACCAGATGCTGCTGCATGCAGCCACACGGCAGGCGGCAGGCATCCggctgcagggccaggtggtgatcgTGGATGAGGCGCACAACCTAGTGGACACCATCGCTGCCATCCATGGTGCCGAGGTCAGCGGCGCTCAG cTCTGCCAGGCCCATTCCCAGCTGCTCCAGTACATGGACCGATATGG GAAGCGCCTGAAAGCCAAGAACCTGATGTACATCAAGCAGATCCTGTATGTGCTGGAGAAGCTTGTGACGGTGCTGGGAG ggaATATTAACCAGAACCCCAACACACAGACATTCTCGCAGACAG GGACGGAGCTCAAGTCCATCAACGACTTTCTCTTCCAGAGCCAAATTGACAACATCAACCTGTTCAAG GTGCGACGCTACTGTGAAAAGAGCATGATCAGCAGAAAG CTGTTTGGCTTCACAGAAAGGCAGGGTGCTGCCCTCACCCCTGCCTGTGGGCAGCCCGGCCTGGCTGGCTTCCAGAGCTTCCTGCAGAGCCTGCAGCCTGGGGTTGCCGAGG CCCTGACCCCTGTGGAGCAGGAGCAGCAGGTCGGAACCCCacgccctgcttccccactgatgcTAATTGAGGGCTTCCTGGCAGCTCTCACCACCGCCAACCAGGATGGCAGGGTCATCCTCAGCCGCCAAG GCAGCCTAAGTGAGAGCAGCCTCAGGTTCCTGCTGCTCAACCCCGCCGTGCACTTTGCCCAGGTGGTGAGGGAGTGCCGTGCACTGGTCATCGCAGGGGGCACCATGCAGCCG GTGTCGGACTTTCGGGAGCAGCTGCTGACATGCGCTGGGGTGGAGGCTGAGCGTGTGGTGGAGTTCTCCTGTG GTCATGTGATCCCGCCAGACAACATCCTGCCCCTGGTCCTCTGCAGTGGGCCATCTGGCCAGCAGTTGGAGTTCACCTTCCAGAGGAGAGAGCTGCCCGAGCTG ATGCATGAGGCGGGCCGCACACTCCTCAATCTGTGCCAGGTGGTCCCTGGAGGGGTGGTCTGCTTCTTCCCCTCCTATGAGTACCAGAGCCGGGTCCTCACCCACTGGAAACAGCGTGGTGTGCTGGGTAGCCTGGCCTCCAGGAAGAAG ATATTTCAGGAGCCCAAGAGAGCAAGCCAGGTGGAGCAGGTGCTGATGGAGTATGCCAAGTGCATCCAG GGCTGTGGGCAGATGGGCAGCAAGGTGACTGGGGCCCTACTGCTGGCTGTGGTTGGAGGGAAGATGAGTGAGGGTATCAACTTCTCTGATGACCTGGGCCG CTGTGTGGTCATGGTAGGCATGCCCTTCCCCAACATCAAGTCCCCCGAGCTGCAGGAGAAGATGGCCTACCTGGACAGGACCCTC CCCAGAGCCCCTGGCAGGCTGCCCCCAGGGAAGGTACTGGTGGAGAGCCTGTGCATGAAGGCCGTCAACCAGTCCATAG gccgGGCCATCAGGCACCAGCGGGACTTTGCCAGCATTGTGCTCCTGGATCAGAGGTATAGCCGCCCGGCCGTGCTGGCCAAGCTGCCCACCTGGATTCGCCAACGTGTGGATGTCAAAGCCAGCTTTGGCCAGGCCATCGCCACCCTCCGGAAG ttTCACCGTGAGAAGGCCAGCTCTTCCTCCAGCCTGGTCCTCCCTCCAGGGACACAAAATGGCTTGTCCTGCAGGGAGGGCCCCTGCCTCAAGAAGTGA
- the DDX11 gene encoding ATP-dependent DNA helicase DDX11 isoform X3 encodes MTAAEISSPHQYCLCVRTMANATEETDGIHFPFPFTPYSIQKDFMAELYRVLENGKIGIFESPTGTGKSLSLICGALSWLRDFEQKQREEEKRLLEADTTALGDGKDQPPPLSSSCQGPGPPRPVGEPDWVTQFVQKKEERDLVERLKEEQLRRKRREERLQQLRHSVQLKHAAKRARQEEEETERLLQLSSEMLAGASGQLEPLASDEEELVLAEYESDEDRGEKGATSGVDEDDLEEEHVTKIYYCSRTHSQLAQFVHEVQKSPFGKDTRLVVLGSRQNLCVNQDVRKLGAVQLMNDRCVEMQRRRLERQRRAEEKEVVKRRRQEQATPCPFHGFEQLQLLRDQLLAEVTDIEQLVALGQQAQACPYYASRLAIPAAQLVVLPYQMLLHAATRQAAGIRLQGQVVIVDEAHNLVDTIAAIHGAEVSGAQLCQAHSQLLQYMDRYGKRLKAKNLMYIKQILYVLEKLVTVLGGTELKSINDFLFQSQIDNINLFKVRRYCEKSMISRKLFGFTERQGAALTPACGQPGLAGFQSFLQSLQPGVAEALTPVEQEQQVGTPRPASPLMLIEGFLAALTTANQDGRVILSRQGSLSESSLRFLLLNPAVHFAQVVRECRALVIAGGTMQPVSDFREQLLTCAGVEAERVVEFSCGHVIPPDNILPLVLCSGPSGQQLEFTFQRRELPELMHEAGRTLLNLCQVVPGGVVCFFPSYEYQSRVLTHWKQRGVLGSLASRKKIFQEPKRASQVEQVLMEYAKCIQGCGQMGSKVTGALLLAVVGGKMSEGINFSDDLGRCVVMVGMPFPNIKSPELQEKMAYLDRTLPRAPGRLPPGKVLVESLCMKAVNQSIGRAIRHQRDFASIVLLDQRYSRPAVLAKLPTWIRQRVDVKASFGQAIATLRKFHREKASSSSSLVLPPGTQNGLSCREGPCLKK; translated from the exons ATGACCGCAGCAGAAATCAGTTCACCACATCAGTACTGCCTGTGTGTAAG GACCATGGCCAATGCCACTGAGGAGACCGACGGCATccatttcccttttcccttcacgCCCTACTCCATCCAGAAAGACTTCATGGCAGAGCTGTACCGGGTGTTGGAGAACGGCAAGATTGGCATATTTGAGAGTCCTACTGGCACT GGAAAGTCCTTAAGTCTCATCTGCGGGGCGCTCTCCTGGCTGCGAGACTTTGAGCAAAAGCAGCGTGAGGAGGAGAAGCGTCTCCTTGAAGCAGATACAACGGCCTTAGGGGATGGAAAGgaccagcccccacccctctcctcaTCCTGCCAAGGCCCAGGCCCCCCTCGGCCAGTGGGAGAGCCTGACTGGGTCACTCAGTTTGtgcagaagaaagaagagagggacttGGTAGAACGGCTAAAG GAGGAGCAGCTCCGGAGGAAGCGGCGGGAAGAGCGCCTGCAGCAGCTCCGTCACAGTGTCCAACTCAAGCATGCGGCCAAACGAGCG aggcaggaggaggaagagacagagcggCTCTTGCAGCTCAGCAGCGAGATGCTGGCCGGGGCTTCTGGGCAGCTGGAGCCACTGGCATCAGATGAGGAGGAGCTGGTCCTTGCCGAGTACGAGAGTgatgaagacagaggagagaaaggagccaCCAGTGG AGTGGATGAGGATGACCTGGAGGAAGAGCACGTGACCAAG aTCTACTACTGCAGCCGCACGCACTCCCAGCTGGCCCAGTTCGTGCATGAGGTGCAGAAAAGTCCCTTTGGCAAGGACACACGGCTGGTGGTCCTTGGCTCCCGGCAG AACCTCTGTGTGAATCAGGATGTGAGGAAGCTGGGTGCTGTGCAGCTCATGAACGACCGCTGCGTGGAGATGCAGAGGCGTAGACTTG AGAGGCAACGCAGGGCAGAGGAGAAAGAGGTGGTGAAGCGCAGGCGGCAGGAGCAGGCGACCCCCTGTCCCTTCCACGGCTTTGAGCAGCTGCAGCTGCTGCGTGACCAGCTGCTGGCGGAGGTGACGGACATTGAGCAGCTGGTGGCGCTGGGACAGCAGGCCCAAGCCTGTCCCTATTATGCCAGCCGCCTGGCCATCCCAGCTGCCCAG CTGGTGGTACTACCTTACCAGATGCTGCTGCATGCAGCCACACGGCAGGCGGCAGGCATCCggctgcagggccaggtggtgatcgTGGATGAGGCGCACAACCTAGTGGACACCATCGCTGCCATCCATGGTGCCGAGGTCAGCGGCGCTCAG cTCTGCCAGGCCCATTCCCAGCTGCTCCAGTACATGGACCGATATGG GAAGCGCCTGAAAGCCAAGAACCTGATGTACATCAAGCAGATCCTGTATGTGCTGGAGAAGCTTGTGACGGTGCTGGGAG GGACGGAGCTCAAGTCCATCAACGACTTTCTCTTCCAGAGCCAAATTGACAACATCAACCTGTTCAAG GTGCGACGCTACTGTGAAAAGAGCATGATCAGCAGAAAG CTGTTTGGCTTCACAGAAAGGCAGGGTGCTGCCCTCACCCCTGCCTGTGGGCAGCCCGGCCTGGCTGGCTTCCAGAGCTTCCTGCAGAGCCTGCAGCCTGGGGTTGCCGAGG CCCTGACCCCTGTGGAGCAGGAGCAGCAGGTCGGAACCCCacgccctgcttccccactgatgcTAATTGAGGGCTTCCTGGCAGCTCTCACCACCGCCAACCAGGATGGCAGGGTCATCCTCAGCCGCCAAG GCAGCCTAAGTGAGAGCAGCCTCAGGTTCCTGCTGCTCAACCCCGCCGTGCACTTTGCCCAGGTGGTGAGGGAGTGCCGTGCACTGGTCATCGCAGGGGGCACCATGCAGCCG GTGTCGGACTTTCGGGAGCAGCTGCTGACATGCGCTGGGGTGGAGGCTGAGCGTGTGGTGGAGTTCTCCTGTG GTCATGTGATCCCGCCAGACAACATCCTGCCCCTGGTCCTCTGCAGTGGGCCATCTGGCCAGCAGTTGGAGTTCACCTTCCAGAGGAGAGAGCTGCCCGAGCTG ATGCATGAGGCGGGCCGCACACTCCTCAATCTGTGCCAGGTGGTCCCTGGAGGGGTGGTCTGCTTCTTCCCCTCCTATGAGTACCAGAGCCGGGTCCTCACCCACTGGAAACAGCGTGGTGTGCTGGGTAGCCTGGCCTCCAGGAAGAAG ATATTTCAGGAGCCCAAGAGAGCAAGCCAGGTGGAGCAGGTGCTGATGGAGTATGCCAAGTGCATCCAG GGCTGTGGGCAGATGGGCAGCAAGGTGACTGGGGCCCTACTGCTGGCTGTGGTTGGAGGGAAGATGAGTGAGGGTATCAACTTCTCTGATGACCTGGGCCG CTGTGTGGTCATGGTAGGCATGCCCTTCCCCAACATCAAGTCCCCCGAGCTGCAGGAGAAGATGGCCTACCTGGACAGGACCCTC CCCAGAGCCCCTGGCAGGCTGCCCCCAGGGAAGGTACTGGTGGAGAGCCTGTGCATGAAGGCCGTCAACCAGTCCATAG gccgGGCCATCAGGCACCAGCGGGACTTTGCCAGCATTGTGCTCCTGGATCAGAGGTATAGCCGCCCGGCCGTGCTGGCCAAGCTGCCCACCTGGATTCGCCAACGTGTGGATGTCAAAGCCAGCTTTGGCCAGGCCATCGCCACCCTCCGGAAG ttTCACCGTGAGAAGGCCAGCTCTTCCTCCAGCCTGGTCCTCCCTCCAGGGACACAAAATGGCTTGTCCTGCAGGGAGGGCCCCTGCCTCAAGAAGTGA